The following coding sequences lie in one Mesorhizobium sp. NZP2298 genomic window:
- a CDS encoding nuclear transport factor 2 family protein: MGQAKITELRDREAIRDCLYRYCRGIDRADEAALRSAYWPDAHDNHGAYRGSAEGFFEFALGLFKTGPRLIHQITNVLIEFIDPSEAVVESYFTALQRGPDNDGEARQVLLCGRYCDLFQKREGAWRIAERTVVYDWIEEQTPPAVPEAERFGLRQPIGAAHPNDPVYVLRKRRSSSSK; this comes from the coding sequence ATGGGCCAGGCAAAAATCACCGAACTGCGCGACCGCGAGGCGATCCGCGACTGCCTTTATCGGTACTGCCGCGGCATAGACCGCGCGGATGAGGCTGCGCTGCGCAGTGCATATTGGCCCGATGCGCATGACAATCACGGTGCCTATCGCGGCTCAGCCGAGGGCTTCTTTGAGTTTGCGCTTGGTCTCTTCAAAACCGGACCGCGCTTAATCCACCAGATCACGAACGTCTTGATCGAATTCATCGACCCGTCGGAGGCCGTGGTCGAAAGCTATTTCACCGCGCTGCAACGCGGACCAGACAATGACGGAGAAGCACGCCAGGTGCTTCTCTGCGGCCGTTACTGCGATCTTTTTCAGAAGAGAGAAGGGGCGTGGCGCATTGCCGAACGGACCGTCGTTTACGATTGGATCGAAGAGCAGACCCCACCAGCGGTCCCCGAGGCAGAACGGTTCGGCTTGCGGCAACCGATCGGAGCAGCGCATCCCAATGACCCGGTTTACGTGCTCAGGAAGCGCCGCAGCTCGTCATCAAAATGA
- a CDS encoding ferredoxin, with amino-acid sequence MRIIVHNAKCQGHARCWAQAPDIFKLDDDGYILPGDIQVAEGEQLLASQGARSCPERALEVDRTSAARFEPAAMQPRTGEA; translated from the coding sequence ATGCGCATTATCGTCCACAATGCCAAATGCCAGGGTCACGCGCGATGCTGGGCGCAAGCGCCGGACATCTTCAAGCTTGATGACGATGGCTACATCCTGCCCGGTGACATTCAGGTTGCGGAGGGGGAGCAACTGCTTGCGTCACAAGGCGCGCGATCCTGCCCCGAACGTGCGCTGGAAGTCGATCGCACATCGGCAGCGCGGTTCGAACCAGCCGCCATGCAACCAAGAACTGGGGAAGCTTAG
- a CDS encoding cytochrome P450 — translation MAINPVPDHVPPEMVRDFSLFTSPGMPPTPNGDPHAAVACAHDGPPIFYSPYNTQDGRGTWVITRAADQRKVLQDTETFSSHRSIFSSILGETWPTIPLELDPPAHGAFRSLLSPLLSPKRVTALEPAVRERAIALIDRITASATSCDVMKDFAFPFTVSIFLRFLGLPDQGLDTFVGWAKDLLHGDDVERPVAARKIVAFIDELATNRRKDPVDDLMTFIVQAQIEGRRLTDGEIRGIGVLVFVAGLDTVAAAIGFDLAYLARNLKDQELLRSEPDRILLATEELLRAYPPIQLIRVATKDIDFEGAPIRKGDYVSCATMIANRDPEEFESPNTVDLAREHNRHAAFGYGPHRCLGSHLARREIVIGLEEWLARIPTFRIKEGTAPITCGGHVFGIENLILDWS, via the coding sequence ATGGCGATCAACCCGGTTCCAGATCATGTCCCGCCCGAAATGGTGAGAGACTTCAGCCTGTTCACATCGCCAGGCATGCCACCAACGCCCAACGGGGATCCACACGCAGCCGTCGCTTGCGCCCATGACGGGCCTCCGATCTTCTATTCCCCCTACAACACGCAAGATGGCCGGGGCACCTGGGTCATCACCCGCGCCGCAGACCAGCGTAAGGTGCTGCAGGACACTGAAACTTTTTCCAGCCATCGCAGCATCTTCTCCTCCATACTGGGCGAAACCTGGCCGACGATCCCGCTTGAGCTCGATCCACCGGCCCATGGCGCATTTCGCTCACTGCTCAGTCCGCTGCTTTCGCCCAAGCGGGTGACGGCACTGGAACCGGCTGTCCGTGAGCGAGCGATAGCCCTGATCGACCGGATCACCGCATCGGCCACGAGCTGCGACGTCATGAAGGATTTTGCCTTTCCGTTCACTGTCAGCATCTTCCTTCGCTTTCTGGGGTTGCCGGATCAGGGACTCGATACATTTGTCGGCTGGGCGAAAGATCTGCTCCACGGCGACGATGTGGAACGACCTGTGGCTGCCCGCAAGATTGTGGCTTTCATCGATGAACTTGCAACCAATCGCCGCAAGGATCCGGTCGACGATCTCATGACCTTCATCGTGCAGGCACAGATCGAGGGCCGCCGGCTAACCGACGGGGAGATCCGTGGCATCGGCGTGCTTGTGTTCGTCGCGGGACTTGACACTGTCGCAGCAGCTATTGGCTTTGACCTGGCTTATCTAGCGCGCAACCTCAAGGATCAGGAACTGCTGCGCAGCGAACCGGACCGCATCCTGCTTGCAACCGAAGAGTTGCTGCGGGCCTATCCGCCCATTCAGTTGATCCGCGTGGCTACGAAAGATATCGACTTCGAAGGCGCGCCGATCCGAAAGGGGGACTATGTTTCGTGCGCCACGATGATTGCAAATCGCGACCCGGAGGAATTCGAATCCCCCAACACGGTCGATCTGGCGCGAGAGCACAACCGCCACGCCGCGTTTGGCTATGGTCCCCACCGTTGCCTTGGCTCACACCTTGCCCGTCGCGAGATTGTCATTGGCCTGGAGGAGTGGCTGGCGCGCATACCGACCTTCCGGATCAAGGAGGGTACAGCGCCCATCACCTGTGGCGGCCATGTGTTCGGGATCGAAAATCTGATCCTGGACTGGTCATGA
- a CDS encoding peroxiredoxin yields MTVKKKVPFVTFRTRVRDDSIEGPNPHRWEDKTSDDCFSGKRIILFSLPGAFTPTCSTFQLPDFEMLYDEFEKEGIDAIYCVSVNDAFVMNAWGKALGLKKVQLIPDGSGEFTRKMGMLVAKDNLGFGMRSWRYAAVINNGVVEQWFEEDGFCDNCEADPYGVSSPQNVLETLRAAKAVTAA; encoded by the coding sequence ATGACCGTCAAAAAAAAGGTTCCTTTCGTCACCTTTCGCACTCGTGTTCGCGATGATTCCATCGAGGGACCAAACCCGCACCGCTGGGAAGACAAGACATCCGACGACTGTTTCAGCGGCAAGCGCATCATCCTGTTCTCGCTGCCCGGTGCCTTCACCCCGACCTGCTCGACCTTCCAGTTGCCCGATTTCGAAATGCTCTACGACGAGTTCGAGAAGGAGGGAATTGACGCAATCTACTGCGTTTCCGTCAACGATGCGTTCGTCATGAATGCGTGGGGCAAGGCCCTGGGGCTGAAGAAAGTCCAACTCATCCCAGACGGCTCGGGCGAGTTCACCCGCAAGATGGGCATGCTGGTTGCCAAGGACAATCTCGGCTTCGGCATGCGCTCCTGGCGCTACGCTGCCGTGATCAACAATGGCGTGGTGGAGCAGTGGTTCGAGGAGGACGGTTTCTGCGACAACTGCGAGGCCGACCCCTATGGCGTATCGTCGCCGCAGAACGTCCTTGAAACGCTGAGAGCCGCCAAAGCCGTGACGGCTGCATGA
- the rpoN gene encoding RNA polymerase factor sigma-54, whose amino-acid sequence MESSASLLQRQKQSLVLTPQMMESIRLLQLAHPELHQFVEQEIEKNPFLERASNRAPKDIPSISAGNPRIGPTTGGISDRASQWKSIRGKNNVQPGGNHAFEDSWTSIETLHDHVARQIALSAFAPLERRIAGELAGHLEDTGYLPVNLSELARSLNVREAVVERVLGTLQQFDPPGIFARTLSECLEIQLRQLDRFDPAMAALVANLEALARRDFQTLKRHCGVDEDDLLDMLHEIRALDPKPGNRFQSGGPESIIPDVLVQPSPGGGWQIELNPDTLPRLLMNQNYFAQVSRLSAQNSKDQSFLNECLQNANWLIRSLDQRAKTILKVAAEIIRQQDAFFEHGVAHLRPLNLRTVADAINVHQSTVSRVTSNKYMLTPRGVFELKYFFTVAIGSCEGGDAYSAEAVRHQIKAMVAVESPNEVLSDDDIATRLKETGIDIARRTVAKYREALNIPSSARRRREKRVRLRCQSSPGGGGDESGS is encoded by the coding sequence ATGGAGTCCTCAGCAAGCCTGCTTCAGCGTCAGAAGCAATCGTTGGTTTTGACGCCGCAAATGATGGAATCCATTCGCCTGTTGCAACTGGCGCATCCCGAACTGCATCAGTTCGTCGAGCAGGAAATCGAGAAGAACCCCTTTCTGGAACGGGCCTCAAACCGGGCGCCGAAGGACATTCCGTCGATTTCGGCCGGGAACCCGCGCATCGGGCCGACCACGGGCGGAATATCGGATCGGGCCTCGCAGTGGAAATCAATCCGCGGCAAAAACAATGTCCAACCGGGGGGAAACCATGCGTTCGAAGATTCCTGGACGTCCATCGAAACATTGCACGACCATGTCGCTCGTCAGATCGCTCTCAGCGCATTCGCGCCGCTGGAGCGGCGAATAGCTGGCGAGCTTGCCGGTCATCTGGAAGACACCGGATACCTTCCGGTGAACCTTTCGGAACTGGCCCGCAGCCTGAATGTCCGGGAGGCTGTTGTGGAACGGGTTCTCGGAACCTTGCAGCAGTTCGATCCACCGGGTATTTTTGCGCGAACTCTCAGCGAATGCCTTGAGATACAATTGCGGCAGCTAGACAGGTTCGACCCGGCAATGGCAGCGCTGGTCGCCAATCTTGAAGCGCTGGCGCGACGCGATTTTCAAACATTGAAGCGCCATTGCGGTGTCGATGAAGACGACCTTCTCGACATGTTGCACGAAATCCGCGCGCTGGATCCCAAGCCCGGAAACCGATTCCAATCCGGAGGGCCTGAATCGATCATTCCCGACGTCTTGGTCCAGCCCTCTCCCGGAGGTGGGTGGCAAATCGAACTCAATCCAGACACGCTGCCCAGGCTGCTGATGAACCAAAACTATTTTGCCCAGGTCTCCCGCCTAAGCGCTCAAAATTCGAAAGATCAGTCATTTCTCAACGAATGCCTCCAAAACGCGAACTGGCTAATCCGCAGCCTTGATCAGCGCGCCAAGACGATCCTCAAGGTAGCGGCTGAAATCATCCGCCAGCAGGACGCCTTTTTTGAACATGGGGTCGCCCACCTGCGGCCTCTCAATCTCAGGACTGTCGCGGATGCGATCAACGTGCACCAGTCGACGGTAAGCCGGGTAACGTCGAACAAGTACATGCTGACCCCGCGCGGCGTGTTCGAACTGAAGTATTTTTTCACTGTCGCGATCGGCTCCTGTGAAGGCGGCGACGCGTACTCCGCCGAAGCTGTCCGCCATCAAATCAAGGCGATGGTTGCCGTGGAATCGCCCAACGAAGTGCTTTCCGACGACGACATCGCCACCCGGCTCAAGGAAACCGGGATCGACATTGCTCGCCGCACCGTTGCGAAATATCGTGAGGCGCTGAACATCCCGTCCTCCGCGCGACGTCGCCGGGAAAAGCGCGTGCGTCTTCGATGCCAATCAAGCCCGGGCGGCGGCGGCGACGAAAGCGGCTCTTAA